TActttaattttccttttttcttttgttaataGTTGAAAATTCAAATGAATGAAGGACCACCACATATATCTTCGTTGTTTGTCTGctaaaatatcaccaaacatgcTTCTCTATTGTAAAGTCAAAAATGGTAGCCAAGATGACTTAAGAAAGTATAGTTATATGCCCCCAGACACTAATCCCAAATTTTTTCTCTAAAGGCTCCTTCCAGGCCTTTGGAACCCTCTTTCAGTGGCCTTGCACCACCGGAAccctttctctttctctctccttCAAAACCTTTTCTCCAGCAAATGGACAATCGTATTTACTTCAGGTCAGGGGGAATGATAGGATATCTCAGAAACAAAGTCTTCATCTGAAGGGTGGTTCAAATGGGTCGAAAGTGCTAGATTATATATGAGGaggatgacattaaataagggGGCTCTGAGCTGGATATGCAGAATAATGTATGAAGCATCAGAGTTCAAGGGGAGGTCCTTCAAGACCTGGAAAGTCAGAGATGTTTCCTCCTATGTCTTCTATTCTCTGAAATCTTACAAGTTTGGTAGATTTCTTTCTTTGATCTTGGTTAATGGTCACTCCAGGGTAGTTATCATTATCCCTAAAAACAAACCTAATGCTGGTTGGTTGAGTCTGGCTAACTGCATTGAAAGCTTCATAAATAGAAAGCCTTTTATgcaaaataatggtccaaaattcCCAAATACAGGGTCTCTGGCCCATCAGTCTTTAAAGAGAGAAGACACCTATAAAGTAGCAGGTGGACTTTGCAAgatcaacccccccccccccctttgaTCAGAGAACTTCTGCTCTCGGTAGCCAGAGGGAAAGAGATCCCACCAGGTGATGCCTAGTGGGAAGCTTTCCTGAATTCGAAGAGATCCCAACAAGAAACAGTTTCTCTCAAAAGAAGTTGCAGAACACATCATTCTTGGAAAAATGGAAGAAACAGGGAAGTCTCTGGAGGTGGATTGGTGGTTGCCACTGGTTAGTACCTAGCCAGCAGAACACAAATTTGCTTGGTCATGGATTCGAGTTCTTGGCCTTCCACTCCATCTTTGGACAACCAGCACCATGACAGAATTACGAAATAAGTGTGGGGGATGGATTGAAACTGAAGAAGCAACTTCTCTGAAAGTCATTAGGAAATAAGTGTGGGGGATGGATTGAAACTGAAGAAGAGACTTCTCTGAAAGTCATCTCCGATGGGCTTGCCTCAAAGTTAAAGGCTCCTTCAACGATATCCCTAGGGAAGTTGAAATCTCAGACGGAGACCTCACTTTTTCCTTGCCAATCTGGGTAGAAGCTCTGGCAAGGTTTCGCCGTACTAGGGTGGTCGGcctcaaaaaacaaaaaaactagTACTTTGTACGAGAATGGTGTGGTCTGCTTCTCTGAACCTCAAAAGATGGAGACTGATCACAAATTAGGTGTTAAAACTTAAAAGAGAGTGGAAATACTCGTTGGGTATTGATTTGCGAGCTGTTGAAGAAGTGTGTCCCAACCATGTGGTACCCACTGACAAAAACACGTGCTGCCCTCATATAACCCCCAAAAGTTAAATCCTGAGATTTTTAATAAGAATGACCTCTTATTAACTGGCTCCCTTCTGGGCCTCTCAAAGCTCAACTCCCACTTCAGAAAATCTCAAAACCATCCAAGGCTGAGACCTTCACCAAGTTTGTAAATTCTAATTTAACGACGCACCAATCACCCCCTTCCTCCTTCAACAATTGTGTAGTCGATGCTCTTATCGGTGAGCTCGACCACAAAGAAAAGCCCAAATCTTGCATGCAACTCAAAAATTCTCTACCCAAGGTCAGTGCGACCTCTCCCCTGAAGGAAATTCTATCGCGACTCCTAGTAGTAGCTCCGGCGAGCTCAGTTGAGGTTTTGGATAGAACCGGAGAACTGCCAGAAAACCAATTGATACCTCTGCAAAATCTCATCCCCATCCAATTTGATTCCAGCGAGTGCAGTGGTGAGGAGGAGATAAGAACCTCCTCCTGGGTAAAGCAAAACATCATTAGACTAAGCAAAATAGCTTTAGGGGGATGTCAAAAGCCTGACAGGTGATCTCTGGTCCAATAAATGGCTAGGGGAAGTTCATCTGGGGGCCAGGGAAATAGTGGGGGGATTCTTATTATGTAGGACAAGAGAGAATGGCTGGAGGAGCTGATTAATACTGGAACCAATTGATCCTATGTAAATTCACTAGCATAAACCAGGAGATGACATGGTACCTTAGTGCAGTTTATGCTGACTGTAATAGGGTTACCAGAAGAGATCTTTGGAATGTGCTGGATACTAAACCCTTTGTGAGGGGCCTTGGGTGGTATTTGATGACTTTAACGTCACAAGGTTTGTGTCTGAAAGGATAAACTGTAACAGGATCACTGGGACAATGGCTGAATCCTCTGAATGCATCAATGGCTTAGAACTGGTAGACCTTCCTTTCAGTATTGAAAGATTCCTATACTCTCCTGAAGGGGAAGACTCTTTAACTGGGTATAGAGTTTAAGAAATAAAGGAagatttttgaaacttgtggtttAAAGTAAGCTATAGATACTTGTGTGGTTGTAAATCATCTCATTGAGGGTAAAAATGGGTATTCTAAAGTTGAATTATTACTAAATATTGCAAGTGTCATTCTTCTTGGTACTAAATTAGTGTCACAAAAATTGGGACAAAGGGATTATTAATCTCACCAGTTAGTTAAAAATTTGTTGGTGACACTGTTGAGATCTTGATAGCACAAACTGCTAACTCCGAAATTTTATTGCAATAGCTGAAAGTGAATTCTTTGAGTAGAAAAAGTGAAACTCTCCGTTAGTGTGCTTCAATCTCAATGTGTTCTTCTGGACTAGGTTTCTTGCTCAGTGGAAACTGaatttcatttattatttaattattccATAATATTACTTTGAAGCAAGATTGTAATAGATGGATGTTATTCGTGTACTTTAACCACCGAGTGTCTCTTGTTTAGCAAAGCTTTAGAGTTACTTTATCAAAGAAACAGAGAAAAACATAGCAAAGCCTTAAACTGGGTCTGTATTGctttgcttatatatatatatcatagagAGATCCTTGAAATCTATGGGATGCTTGTAATTTCAACAAGAATAGAGATGAATCAGAAGGTTATGATGGCACAAGATAtttgctttttttttaaaaaccctGGGCATATGATGTTAAATTTTTGTACAATATAGTAGCCTCTTTTCATTTCTTACATAAAACTGGTTTGAActccaaaattttattaaaagagCAGGTGAAATACATTTAAGAGAAATTACTACCTACTTTGTTTCAGTATAGTCTCAAGAAACAAATCATGAGGATTAAGGTTAGATAATTGAAGCAGGCAAATGCTGGTTTTTGTATCTGAATATATGATTGTTTGAAAGCACAAGCGTTTTAAAAGGCTTATTTCATGCCTTTTGAAATTGTTTGTTCTTGAAATCTATAGCATTGTTGTTCAAGAactaaaaacaattttttttatctagtTGGTTTAGCTTTGGATGGCATTCCCTGGTGTAGTTGTTTACTGTTTCTGCTATCATTAGTAAGTCAATGATTTGAGAAATGGTAGCAGCATAGGACTGTGATATCAACTGAACAATAATAGAGTGCAAGTAATGTAAACAGATTTGAGTTTGTGCCAGTCTCTCCCATATGAGTCTCTATCCTTGCTTGATTGGAAGCTGGCTTTGTCTTTGTTTTCATGGTTAATGTTTGAAAATTAGTGTTGGAAAAATTTGATTCAAATTGCATTTAGCCTCCCATCAAGATTATAATGCTTATGTGTCGAcgctctttttttatttttaaatgggGGTAGGGGAAGGAGAAATGGGGAGGGGATTACAAGGTGAAGAATTGAACCCTCACCAATAAGGTGGGAGTAACCAACTGAACTACTAAGATTCTCCTAcgttttgatgctcaacttgtTTCTTTTATGTTAATTTTTCTGGTGGTACCGTTATTCTAGGGTCATATCTTTTTACTTAGTTTACTGATATTAATTAAACTTACTCACGATTTCTAGCTGAGTTTATTATTTtctgattattttatttttggtgttgCCTTATTTTATGTTATGGTTTCAACTGGATTTACTTTTATCAGTAAAAGATCTAGAGTTTGAAGAAtaacaaatcaataaaattgaataagaaaagaagaaagaaaaggaaaaaaagaaaataataaatgataaaattaatttaaaatgaatgaAAAATGTCACGTGATTGTCCTCTTTGgcctagtttttttttttaaaactttcacACCGCAAGAAGAGTGAAACCATTATGCATGTCACTTTGGCACTACATGGAGGTTTTAAATAGGAAACCTTAAGAGTTTAAGGGGGATAATAGCAACACCTCATAATTTAAGTATAAAAGTTGCAAAAGGCAGATAGTTAAGGAGAGCCCTAACTATAATCTAAAGGAATTGTATTGACTTAGTAGAATAGTTGTCATCTTAAACAAATACAAGGTGGCGTGATTAacatttttgtttgtttgtgttGTGAAGGTAACATTCGGAGTGCTGTTTAATGATGACAGATGTGCCAACATCTTTGAGGCGCTAGTTGGAACATTAAGGGCtgcaaagaaaaggaaattccTAACCTACGATGGTGAGctcctcctccaaggtgttCATGACAATGTCGAAATCATTCTCAAGCCACCACTTGTTACCACTTCATAAGCAAGCAATGTTGTTGAATTATTCTACTTTTTGATCGGGAGTGTGTACAAGTAACTGGGCACGTCCAATTATTTTTACCAAGAATgtggtgtgtgtgtgtgtgtaagATTCAGTTAACTTCTATATTATTCACATCTCCCATTTGTGCTGTATAACAAGTTTTATGGTTAATCCAGATAAGTGTAGAAATAGCATATCAAAGATGTAATAAGGAGAAAGGGTGAAGCATGGAATAAGATGAGAAAAAGTAGTTATCGGGCTGTTGCTTGCTACAATGCTCCTTGCTTAGTTTTTCCATTGTAACTTCATTTCTCTAAGCATAATGGCAATGATTTTTGAGTATCTATTTTTATCCTTTAGTTTAAACTCTAAACTAGAACAAAAGGTGATTGATTGCAGGTGTCATGGTCCGAGCTTACACTCTGGACGTGGTCGACACTCAGAATCATTACTGGTCTCAAAACGGACCCTCGATCTGGCTTACTACTATGTGGAAGGCTAAACAACTTATGCGAAAGCTTTATAAAAATGAGCATCACAATgattaaacaaaacaaaaccaTCTCAACAACTTTATCTAAAAGTctgaataataagaataataatatgtTTGAAAAAGATCTGAAAACAATAACTTGACTGACCCATCTAACTcatctataaag
This region of Solanum dulcamara chromosome 9, daSolDulc1.2, whole genome shotgun sequence genomic DNA includes:
- the LOC129903941 gene encoding costars family protein, whose translation is MNVEEEVERLKEEIKRLGIAQDDGSYKVTFGVLFNDDRCANIFEALVGTLRAAKKRKFLTYDGELLLQGVHDNVEIILKPPLVTTS